The following proteins come from a genomic window of Pirellula staleyi DSM 6068:
- a CDS encoding substrate-binding domain-containing protein has translation MTTDTRPMYVQIAEQLLVRSRRATASDPAPSVRKVASQFGVSSVTASRALQLFRNELGGQSEMTGSDGSRSNAVAERMAVCLHVSPGPHQHAAAELTAEGFRKLAREQSVTFDFDSLRMAPEASAEKIRAGVLAAKEQGAKGIFLLPSRVSDEAMRLDETLIATCDELGLPVVLIERNLRGEDRPLEHDLVSFHDFEGGRLLTRHLLELGRKRIAFLTGSPTSSHVERLAGYLSALHSAGISDSLVIGQSTAKTVGATYTDFTDQLIAWKADSVICFHEHAAIGVVMELLRRGKSVPTDTAVAAFYSLGLGESFSIGITAYTYPAKTVAARALDVMRWRRKSVGAPPMKVVVPGELIARSSTVSEPLIG, from the coding sequence ATGACGACCGATACGCGACCGATGTACGTGCAGATTGCTGAGCAACTTTTAGTGCGATCGCGCCGGGCCACGGCGAGCGATCCTGCTCCGAGCGTGCGGAAGGTGGCGAGTCAGTTTGGGGTTTCGAGTGTCACTGCCTCGCGAGCCCTGCAGTTGTTTCGCAATGAACTGGGTGGCCAGAGTGAAATGACGGGGAGCGATGGATCGAGGTCAAACGCCGTAGCCGAGCGGATGGCGGTTTGCTTGCACGTTTCGCCAGGGCCGCATCAGCATGCGGCGGCTGAGTTGACAGCAGAGGGATTCCGCAAGCTGGCCCGCGAGCAGAGTGTGACGTTTGATTTCGATAGTTTGCGGATGGCACCCGAGGCGAGCGCTGAAAAGATTCGCGCGGGGGTTCTCGCCGCGAAAGAGCAGGGGGCCAAAGGAATTTTTCTGCTCCCTTCGCGCGTTAGCGATGAGGCGATGCGACTCGATGAGACGTTGATCGCCACCTGCGATGAGCTGGGGCTTCCGGTCGTGCTGATCGAACGGAACCTGCGTGGCGAAGATCGCCCGCTCGAGCACGATTTGGTGAGCTTTCACGACTTCGAGGGGGGACGTCTGCTCACGCGTCACTTGCTGGAGCTGGGGCGTAAACGGATTGCATTTCTGACTGGATCACCCACCAGCAGCCACGTGGAACGACTCGCCGGCTATCTTTCGGCGCTGCATTCGGCGGGGATCAGCGACTCGCTAGTGATTGGCCAATCGACCGCGAAAACCGTGGGGGCCACTTACACCGATTTCACCGATCAACTTATCGCCTGGAAGGCCGACAGTGTGATCTGTTTTCATGAGCACGCCGCGATCGGGGTGGTGATGGAGCTGCTGCGTCGAGGAAAGTCGGTTCCCACCGATACGGCTGTAGCGGCGTTCTATAGCCTGGGGCTGGGCGAGAGTTTCTCGATTGGGATTACCGCCTATACCTACCCTGCCAAAACCGTAGCGGCACGAGCGCTGGATGTGATGCGCTGGCGTCGCAAAAGTGTCGGCGCGCCGCCGATGAAAGTGGTGGTGCCGGGTGAGTTGATCGCTCGCAGCAGCACCGTCAGCGAGCCGTTGATTGGCTAA
- a CDS encoding metal ABC transporter permease has translation MHDPANENRVTTAWSRNRSDAVWLMLYLTCAAIVAALASYRTIDDTNRLLALRTMAIGVCCGASCALVGCYLVLRKMSLLGDAISHSVLPGIAIAYFLTGQVTGWPLLAGAMVVGVLTSFLTQTIHWIGRVAEDASMGVVYTTLFAVGVIMMQTWAPRAHLDADCVLYGQIDYAAADLASLAGYDIPRSLSLLVPVLGVVLLLVVILWKQLKVTAFDPAHATAMGIPTAAIHYILMAAVAVVCVASFESVGSILVVAMLIVPAATAQLIADRLVWMMVWATAISCVSAVLGTLVAFSLDTTVAGVIAVVSGLQFAIAVFIAPRQGLASKWLRNLSLAIRIRTEDFLAKLYRHEETPLTSPMATTTSLLDHIAVYVAWRRDLIARGARGVWKLTDSGLESAQRVVRAHRLWEAYLDTHFDLPRDHLHEPAEYMEHYLSEPLQQEIDAELAGRSIDPHGKQIPALAPRKPAESASEIRDNQKR, from the coding sequence ATGCACGACCCAGCAAACGAGAACCGCGTCACGACAGCCTGGTCGCGCAACCGTAGCGATGCTGTTTGGTTGATGCTCTACCTCACCTGTGCTGCGATTGTCGCCGCGCTGGCGAGCTATAGAACCATCGACGACACGAATCGCCTCCTCGCGCTACGCACCATGGCGATCGGTGTTTGCTGCGGTGCGAGCTGCGCGCTAGTGGGATGCTATCTCGTCCTTCGCAAAATGAGCCTGCTTGGAGACGCAATCAGCCACTCGGTGCTGCCTGGCATCGCCATCGCCTATTTTCTCACAGGCCAAGTCACTGGCTGGCCACTCCTGGCGGGAGCGATGGTGGTGGGTGTGCTGACGAGCTTTCTCACGCAAACAATTCACTGGATCGGTCGGGTCGCGGAAGATGCCAGCATGGGGGTCGTCTACACCACGCTGTTCGCGGTCGGCGTGATCATGATGCAGACCTGGGCTCCGCGTGCGCATCTCGATGCTGACTGCGTGCTGTATGGGCAAATCGACTATGCGGCCGCTGATCTAGCCTCCCTAGCAGGCTACGATATCCCCCGCTCCCTTTCGCTTTTGGTCCCTGTGCTTGGCGTCGTGCTGCTCCTGGTCGTAATACTCTGGAAGCAGCTGAAAGTGACTGCTTTCGACCCCGCCCATGCCACTGCCATGGGAATTCCAACGGCGGCGATTCACTACATTCTGATGGCAGCCGTGGCTGTTGTGTGCGTGGCGTCCTTCGAGTCGGTCGGCTCGATTCTCGTCGTCGCCATGCTGATTGTTCCCGCCGCCACGGCTCAGCTGATCGCCGACCGCTTGGTGTGGATGATGGTATGGGCAACAGCAATCAGCTGCGTGAGCGCGGTGCTTGGCACACTGGTCGCATTTTCGCTCGACACCACGGTGGCAGGTGTAATTGCGGTGGTGAGCGGACTACAGTTCGCGATTGCGGTGTTCATTGCGCCACGCCAAGGGCTAGCGAGCAAATGGCTTCGAAATTTGTCACTTGCCATCCGCATTCGGACCGAGGATTTCCTCGCGAAGCTCTACCGCCATGAAGAAACGCCGCTGACTTCGCCCATGGCCACCACCACCTCCCTGCTCGACCACATTGCAGTGTACGTGGCCTGGCGACGCGATTTGATTGCACGTGGCGCGCGAGGTGTCTGGAAGCTGACCGACTCGGGTCTGGAATCGGCACAGCGTGTTGTGCGAGCCCACCGGCTGTGGGAAGCGTATCTCGACACGCACTTCGACTTGCCGCGAGACCACTTGCACGAACCGGCCGAGTACATGGAACACTACTTAAGCGAACCGCTACAGCAGGAAATCGATGCGGAACTCGCAGGTCGTAGCATCGATCCCCACGGCAAACAGATTCCCGCCCTTGCCCCTCGCAAACCGGCCGAGAGCGCGAGTGAAATCCGCGACAACCAGAAACGCTAA
- a CDS encoding DUF1559 domain-containing protein, giving the protein MLSRPIRSARRHRLCGFTLVELLVVIAIIGILVGLLLPAVQMARDAARRSQSQNNLKQICLATQNFELARRFYPPGFVWSNSHYNSPGFTDGSLFLQILPYVEEVNRLQKAEDNNSAFYAITYESLPPKVMMNPCDPTLPSNGSQYHPGTKINYAVGCYAANAQVFGCITKNNANRAFPATVRTHVPAYVLDGLSNTIGFAEKQSILRSTTSYSEVTYFAYSNTNYVGHIPVFAMKQSDIITPIRYAGSGSLAVPANAVGPESKFQITPKVSGTVNLADWQRCHAPRSSGIMVALLDGSVRMVSSSVDKNVWWGAVTPQGKEILASNW; this is encoded by the coding sequence ATGCTCTCCAGGCCGATCCGCTCAGCACGCCGCCACCGTCTCTGCGGGTTTACGCTCGTGGAACTCCTGGTGGTGATCGCCATCATCGGCATCCTGGTCGGACTCCTGCTGCCAGCGGTTCAGATGGCCCGCGACGCTGCCCGGCGCTCGCAAAGCCAAAACAACCTCAAGCAAATCTGCCTCGCCACCCAAAACTTCGAACTGGCTCGGCGTTTCTACCCACCGGGCTTCGTCTGGAGCAACAGTCACTACAACTCCCCAGGCTTTACCGACGGCTCTCTCTTCCTACAGATCCTGCCGTATGTCGAAGAGGTGAATCGCCTACAGAAGGCGGAAGATAACAACAGTGCTTTCTACGCCATCACGTACGAAAGCCTTCCGCCGAAGGTGATGATGAACCCTTGCGATCCAACGCTCCCTAGCAATGGCTCGCAGTACCACCCCGGCACAAAGATCAACTATGCCGTTGGCTGCTATGCCGCCAATGCCCAGGTGTTTGGCTGCATCACGAAGAACAACGCCAATAGAGCGTTCCCGGCGACCGTGCGAACGCATGTTCCTGCTTACGTGCTCGACGGACTTTCAAACACCATCGGATTCGCCGAGAAGCAGTCGATTTTGCGGAGCACCACCAGCTATAGCGAAGTGACCTATTTCGCTTACTCCAACACCAACTATGTCGGTCACATACCTGTCTTCGCGATGAAGCAGTCCGACATCATCACCCCGATTCGCTACGCCGGTTCGGGCAGTCTCGCGGTCCCCGCGAACGCCGTGGGACCTGAGTCAAAGTTTCAAATCACTCCGAAAGTGAGTGGCACCGTGAATCTTGCTGATTGGCAGCGGTGCCACGCCCCACGTTCTTCCGGCATCATGGTCGCACTGCTGGATGGCAGTGTCCGCATGGTCAGCAGCAGTGTGGATAAGAACGTCTGG
- the gcvT gene encoding glycine cleavage system aminomethyltransferase GcvT — MTASLRQTPLHDWHVARGGRMVDFAGWSMPVQYGSIVEEHNTVRNKAGLFDVSHMGRLRVEGPGALAYLDSLVTRKVAGMGPGKIRYGLVCNEAGGILDDILVYHLQQHGGGLYALVVVNASNRDKIVSHFQAHLPASGDVTLDDRTLETAMIAVQGPKALAVVEPLVGVDVGGLSYYTGTETTICGKPGIVSRTGYTGEDGCEVILPAEAAKDFCDKCLEHGVSVGAAPAGLGARDTLRLEAAMPLYGHELSESLDPLQAGLDFAVTLEGREFLGRQAILNRRADKERPVRVGLELAGRRAAREHYAVYSGDKRVGEVTSGAFAPTVQKAIAMAYVEPQLAAVGTELAVDIRGTMETARVVSLPFYKRPKTS; from the coding sequence ATGACCGCGTCGCTTCGTCAAACGCCGCTTCACGATTGGCACGTTGCCCGCGGTGGTCGCATGGTGGATTTCGCCGGCTGGAGTATGCCGGTTCAATACGGCTCGATCGTCGAAGAGCATAACACCGTCCGCAACAAGGCCGGTCTCTTCGATGTCTCGCACATGGGTCGACTTCGTGTCGAAGGACCAGGCGCTCTCGCATACCTCGATTCGCTTGTCACTCGTAAAGTGGCTGGCATGGGTCCTGGAAAGATTCGCTACGGCCTCGTTTGCAACGAAGCAGGCGGAATTCTCGACGATATTCTCGTCTACCATTTGCAGCAGCATGGGGGCGGACTCTATGCCCTCGTCGTGGTGAATGCGAGCAACCGCGACAAGATTGTGAGCCATTTCCAGGCACATCTTCCAGCCTCCGGCGACGTGACGCTCGACGACCGAACTCTCGAAACCGCGATGATCGCCGTGCAAGGTCCTAAGGCTTTGGCTGTGGTCGAACCGCTGGTGGGTGTGGATGTCGGCGGACTCTCGTACTACACCGGCACAGAAACCACCATCTGCGGCAAGCCAGGCATTGTCAGCCGCACGGGTTACACGGGTGAAGATGGCTGCGAAGTGATCCTGCCAGCTGAGGCAGCGAAAGATTTCTGCGACAAATGCCTCGAGCATGGGGTGAGTGTCGGTGCCGCGCCGGCCGGACTTGGCGCACGCGATACGCTGCGTCTTGAAGCCGCGATGCCCCTTTATGGCCACGAACTCTCTGAATCGCTCGATCCGCTGCAGGCGGGGCTCGATTTCGCAGTGACCCTCGAAGGTCGCGAGTTTCTGGGGCGTCAAGCGATTCTGAATCGTCGCGCCGACAAAGAGCGACCTGTCCGTGTCGGTCTCGAACTGGCTGGCCGTCGCGCTGCCCGCGAGCACTATGCGGTCTACTCCGGCGACAAGCGAGTAGGGGAAGTCACCAGCGGCGCTTTTGCACCCACGGTTCAAAAAGCAATCGCCATGGCTTACGTTGAGCCACAACTGGCCGCTGTCGGAACCGAACTGGCCGTCGATATTCGCGGCACTATGGAAACGGCTCGCGTTGTTTCCCTTCCGTTTTACAAACGGCCCAAAACTTCGTAA
- a CDS encoding zinc ABC transporter substrate-binding protein → MIRVMGSAAHPLVSFVSLAILLLALTAGCEKSASSSISAIPPADSIDFTFRRKSAPQPIKIVCTTGMVADLVRNVGGDEVEVTQLMGAGVDPHLYKASPGDVAKLSSADMVFFSGWHLEGKMSEFLARLSASRPSVAVAEGIKSEKLLSDEQGLHDPHLWFDVQLWSLAAARVKEALARFDPERAEGYEQRLADYQKRLEELDQYAREKLATIPPQYRVMVTAHDAFRYFGRAYDLEVRGIQGLSTDSEAGVRQINELVDFLVARKIKAVFVESSVSDQNMRSLLEGCAAQNHPVVIGGELYSDALGSEASGASTYEGMVRHNVDTIVKALE, encoded by the coding sequence ATGATTCGAGTTATGGGAAGTGCGGCTCATCCGCTGGTGTCCTTTGTCTCGCTCGCAATCCTGCTGCTGGCCCTGACAGCAGGATGTGAGAAATCAGCGAGTTCGTCGATTTCAGCCATACCGCCAGCAGATAGCATCGACTTTACCTTTCGCCGTAAATCGGCCCCTCAGCCGATCAAAATCGTTTGCACGACCGGCATGGTGGCCGACCTGGTCCGTAACGTCGGCGGCGACGAGGTGGAAGTGACGCAGCTGATGGGAGCTGGCGTCGATCCGCATCTCTACAAAGCTTCGCCGGGGGATGTCGCCAAACTCTCGTCGGCCGATATGGTTTTCTTCTCCGGCTGGCATCTCGAGGGGAAGATGTCGGAGTTTCTCGCGCGGCTATCAGCCTCGCGCCCCAGTGTGGCTGTGGCCGAGGGGATCAAGAGCGAAAAACTTTTGAGCGACGAGCAAGGTCTGCACGATCCCCATTTGTGGTTCGATGTGCAGCTTTGGTCGCTCGCGGCAGCTCGTGTGAAAGAGGCGCTCGCTCGATTCGATCCCGAGCGCGCCGAGGGGTACGAGCAGCGACTGGCCGATTATCAAAAGCGACTCGAAGAACTCGACCAATACGCCCGCGAAAAACTTGCGACGATCCCTCCGCAGTATCGTGTAATGGTGACTGCCCACGATGCGTTTCGCTACTTCGGCCGGGCCTACGATTTGGAAGTTCGCGGCATTCAAGGACTCTCAACCGACAGTGAAGCGGGAGTGCGGCAGATCAACGAACTCGTCGATTTTCTCGTCGCGAGAAAGATCAAAGCCGTGTTTGTCGAATCGAGTGTGTCGGATCAAAATATGCGTTCGCTGCTCGAAGGTTGCGCTGCACAGAATCATCCTGTCGTGATAGGTGGCGAACTCTACAGCGACGCGCTCGGTAGCGAAGCAAGTGGCGCATCGACTTATGAGGGGATGGTTCGCCATAATGTCGACACGATTGTGAAAGCTCTCGAGTAA
- a CDS encoding iron chelate uptake ABC transporter family permease subunit, with translation MFYYNTIVVLAGVGLLGAGSGLVGALGVLRRRSLLGDALAHASLPGICLGFLVAGSRNIPLMMLGALASGVLGIVAIGALSRYTRIREDSSIGIVLSVFFGLGVVMSQMIRNHTQHGSTAGLESYILGKTAGMTRGDVYGILAIAIACVVLVVLLHKELKLVAFDADFAKSLGWPVYAIDLALMTLIALAVVVGLHAVGVVLIAAMLIMPGVSSRFWTDRFSTLLLLSGILGLFIGVIGTMISAEYQLMPAGPLIVLTGSTVFMFSLLFGTRRGLIARGIAAYRYQQHYARRQLLVKLFDFLEKTNFQSTEISLDDLAIASQSTARSIRQARDQMVVAGLANFTASKKFELTTDGLVAARDAARDERLWFEYLVVYPELSSQVDLSVSSIRDLVDDSIVVKLERSLKTAAIWPEIPSRLPTPVLEKNQDISSTTGRP, from the coding sequence ATGTTCTACTACAACACCATCGTCGTACTTGCGGGGGTCGGTTTGCTCGGAGCAGGGAGCGGACTAGTTGGCGCTCTCGGTGTCTTGCGGCGGCGCTCGCTGCTCGGAGATGCCCTCGCCCACGCTTCGCTCCCGGGAATCTGTCTCGGATTTCTCGTCGCTGGCTCGCGCAACATTCCGCTGATGATGCTTGGAGCACTCGCAAGTGGCGTGCTGGGAATCGTTGCCATCGGCGCTTTGTCGCGCTACACACGCATCCGCGAAGATTCTTCCATCGGCATCGTTTTGAGCGTCTTTTTTGGGCTCGGCGTGGTCATGAGCCAAATGATTCGCAACCACACGCAGCATGGCAGCACTGCGGGGCTCGAGTCATATATCCTTGGCAAAACCGCAGGCATGACACGCGGCGATGTCTATGGAATTCTCGCGATCGCGATCGCTTGTGTCGTGCTGGTGGTGCTGCTGCACAAAGAGCTGAAACTTGTCGCCTTCGATGCCGATTTCGCCAAGTCGCTCGGCTGGCCGGTCTATGCCATCGACCTGGCGCTCATGACACTCATCGCGCTGGCGGTCGTCGTGGGACTGCATGCTGTGGGTGTGGTGCTGATTGCCGCCATGCTCATCATGCCGGGTGTGAGTAGCCGCTTCTGGACCGATCGTTTCTCGACACTCCTTCTGCTCTCGGGCATTTTGGGCCTGTTTATTGGCGTGATCGGAACGATGATCAGTGCCGAATATCAGTTGATGCCTGCCGGGCCACTGATCGTGCTGACAGGAAGCACGGTGTTTATGTTTTCGCTTTTGTTTGGAACGCGACGTGGACTCATCGCGCGCGGCATTGCAGCGTATCGCTATCAGCAGCATTACGCCCGGCGACAGCTACTCGTTAAGCTCTTCGATTTTCTCGAGAAAACGAATTTCCAGTCGACAGAGATTTCGCTCGACGACTTGGCGATTGCCAGCCAATCGACCGCACGCAGTATTCGCCAAGCGCGCGATCAGATGGTGGTAGCCGGACTGGCCAACTTCACGGCGTCTAAAAAGTTCGAACTCACCACCGATGGACTCGTGGCTGCACGCGATGCCGCGCGCGACGAGCGACTCTGGTTTGAGTATCTCGTGGTCTACCCGGAACTCTCGTCGCAAGTCGACCTCAGCGTGAGCTCGATTCGCGATCTGGTTGACGATTCCATCGTGGTCAAACTCGAACGATCACTCAAGACAGCCGCGATTTGGCCCGAGATTCCCTCGCGACTTCCGACACCTGTGCTAGAGAAGAATCAAGACATTTCCTCGACCACGGGGAGACCTTGA
- a CDS encoding metal ABC transporter ATP-binding protein: MSPAKPPVLDIHDVTVAYHRKPVLWNVDLVMPEPQLAAIVGPNGAGKSTLIKAVLGLVPMAGGNVKVLGEDVSRVRQRIGYVPQRESVDWDFPVTVLDVVLMGTYGRLGWLRRPGNAEKSWARECLARVGLASLEQQQIGQLSGGQQQRVFLARALAQRADVYFMDEPMAGVDAATERIIFELLSELRREGRTIIAVHHDLRSVPRYFDYVVLLNVRKVASGPMKETFTDDNLRKTYGGRLAVLDAAAEAIESHEAQR, encoded by the coding sequence ATGTCACCCGCCAAGCCTCCGGTTCTCGACATTCACGACGTCACGGTTGCCTATCATCGCAAGCCGGTGCTCTGGAACGTCGACCTTGTGATGCCCGAGCCACAATTGGCGGCAATTGTCGGCCCTAATGGAGCGGGCAAAAGCACGCTGATCAAAGCAGTGCTGGGACTCGTGCCGATGGCAGGTGGCAATGTGAAAGTGCTGGGTGAAGATGTGTCGCGCGTGCGTCAGCGCATCGGCTATGTGCCACAGCGAGAAAGTGTCGACTGGGACTTTCCGGTCACCGTGCTCGATGTCGTGCTGATGGGAACCTACGGCCGCTTAGGATGGCTCCGCCGCCCCGGAAATGCCGAGAAATCGTGGGCTCGCGAGTGCCTGGCTCGCGTGGGGCTGGCAAGTCTCGAGCAGCAGCAAATCGGGCAACTCTCGGGGGGACAACAGCAGCGAGTGTTTCTCGCACGTGCTCTGGCGCAGCGGGCTGATGTCTACTTTATGGACGAGCCGATGGCAGGGGTCGACGCCGCGACCGAGCGCATTATTTTCGAACTCCTGAGTGAACTGCGCCGCGAGGGTCGCACCATCATTGCTGTCCATCACGACCTACGCAGTGTGCCACGCTATTTCGATTACGTCGTGCTGCTGAACGTTCGCAAAGTCGCCTCGGGACCGATGAAAGAAACCTTCACCGACGACAACTTACGCAAGACTTATGGTGGCCGACTCGCGGTGCTCGATGCCGCCGCTGAAGCAATTGAGTCGCACGAGGCGCAGCGGTGA